Proteins from a genomic interval of Nitrospirota bacterium:
- a CDS encoding outer membrane beta-barrel protein — protein sequence MYSWGNRSRSIFANTSACLAFIWFLVCMLPPTAQSEWYAGGYGGYSAAQPLTNVKMDQLGERLDTSYFQGGLSNPKLGTYTQTLSTSDANLKQSPMYGGKAGYFFNDEGAPWLGVEVEAFTSQPTIRNQTVKTIHDITYIPFSPNGNPPPPAAPPNCTLGVDCQLQRTFTGTTSLPEASMRLYTVAVNVVARYPGTIFQPYVGVGAGAFYFTSSGPISGRQIVPGLNAMVGLKVLATEEWGLFLEGKYNRATLTNFDPNYGLSGEYSAFNFVAGVAYHF from the coding sequence ATGTATTCATGGGGCAATCGCAGCAGGTCCATTTTCGCAAACACAAGCGCCTGTCTGGCATTCATCTGGTTCCTTGTCTGCATGCTGCCGCCCACGGCTCAGAGCGAGTGGTACGCCGGCGGATACGGTGGCTACAGCGCCGCGCAGCCTTTGACAAACGTCAAGATGGATCAATTAGGGGAGCGGCTCGACACCTCATACTTCCAAGGAGGACTCAGCAACCCGAAACTGGGCACCTACACTCAAACTCTCAGCACCTCCGACGCCAACCTCAAGCAATCTCCGATGTATGGAGGGAAAGCCGGTTATTTCTTTAACGACGAAGGTGCCCCCTGGCTTGGCGTCGAGGTTGAAGCCTTTACCTCCCAACCTACGATAAGAAACCAAACAGTCAAAACGATCCACGACATTACCTACATACCGTTCTCCCCCAACGGAAATCCTCCTCCTCCCGCCGCTCCCCCGAACTGCACGCTGGGGGTCGACTGTCAATTGCAACGAACCTTCACGGGCACGACGTCTCTGCCTGAGGCGTCAATGCGCCTCTACACGGTTGCAGTCAACGTAGTTGCTCGCTATCCGGGAACAATCTTCCAACCTTACGTGGGGGTGGGAGCCGGCGCGTTCTATTTCACAAGTTCGGGACCGATTTCCGGTCGACAGATCGTGCCAGGCCTGAATGCGATGGTCGGATTGAAAGTCCTGGCGACGGAAGAATGGGGACTCTTTCTGGAGGGAAAATACAACCGCGCCACGCTCACCAACTTTGATCCTAACTATGGCCTCAGTGGCGAATACAGCGCATTTAACTTTGTGGCCGGAGTGGCCTACCACTTTTGA
- a CDS encoding sodium:calcium antiporter — translation MVWFEGLVPWAIFLLSAAVIVYAGAKLSRYGDQIATLTGLGGLWIGVVLMAGATSLPEIFTDVSAALMDAPDLAAGDLFGSNMANMLILGIIDLMHRQKRVWQQAAFEHALSAGLAIFLTGLAAFFVLYGSDVKHGGVALGSMILLLFYIFGMRLVFRQESSKWRKQEQEKVVEGQRADERTQPNMRDGLRQASFRFAMAALALLVAAPFLAGSASEIAKQSGVTTTFIGTSLVGIATSLPELVTATAAVRLGAFDLAVGNLFGSNAFNMAAFFFVDVAFQGGPLFNVVSDAHAMTALWSILLMSAALMGIIYRVEERYLLIEPDSFAIILGYCLGLWFLFQ, via the coding sequence ATGGTTTGGTTTGAAGGGCTCGTGCCGTGGGCGATCTTTCTGTTGAGCGCGGCGGTGATCGTCTATGCCGGAGCAAAACTATCTCGCTATGGCGATCAGATCGCCACCCTCACCGGTCTGGGTGGGCTGTGGATTGGCGTCGTGCTGATGGCGGGAGCGACCTCGCTCCCGGAAATCTTCACCGACGTCAGCGCCGCATTGATGGACGCGCCGGATCTCGCCGCAGGCGATTTATTCGGCAGCAACATGGCCAATATGCTCATCCTGGGCATTATCGACCTCATGCATCGACAGAAACGTGTCTGGCAGCAGGCCGCGTTCGAGCATGCCTTGAGTGCCGGCTTAGCCATCTTTCTCACCGGGCTTGCCGCGTTTTTCGTCCTCTATGGATCGGACGTCAAACATGGCGGTGTTGCGCTCGGGAGCATGATCTTGCTGCTCTTCTACATCTTCGGCATGCGGCTGGTGTTCAGGCAGGAAAGCAGCAAGTGGCGGAAACAGGAACAGGAGAAAGTCGTGGAAGGGCAGAGAGCGGATGAGCGCACTCAACCGAACATGCGTGATGGCCTCAGGCAGGCTTCCTTTCGATTTGCCATGGCAGCGCTGGCGCTGCTCGTGGCGGCGCCGTTTCTAGCCGGTTCGGCCAGCGAGATCGCGAAGCAGTCCGGGGTGACGACGACCTTCATCGGCACCTCGCTCGTGGGCATTGCCACGTCTTTGCCGGAGCTGGTCACGGCGACGGCTGCGGTTCGGCTCGGGGCATTCGACCTTGCGGTGGGGAATTTGTTCGGGAGCAATGCCTTCAACATGGCGGCGTTCTTCTTCGTCGATGTGGCGTTTCAAGGCGGCCCCCTCTTCAATGTCGTCTCAGACGCCCACGCGATGACCGCTCTGTGGAGCATCCTCCTGATGAGCGCGGCCCTGATGGGTATCATCTATCGCGTCGAAGAGCGCTATCTGCTGATCGAACCGGATAGTTTCGCGATCATCCTGGGCTACTGCCTCGGCCTCTGGTTCCTGTTTCAATGA
- a CDS encoding CYTH and CHAD domain-containing protein, whose product MTRSNSRQPVRRHSRTFISTVEHEIKLTVDDQFRLPPLPGTPLPRRLLTSIYYDTSQYDLAHAGITLRRRIALGKQAWQLKLPLMKGRQEIELVDRQTLPPATFLDLLVLHLGQRELLPVATLRVWRAGVRVRINKIDIAAVTIDQVSVVKDGGLLDRFRELEIEQVNGKNDVLSDLERQLRRAGARDHDGHPKLFRALALPAPSPEPLPTPDAPVIDHVKWVLARHVRWLLAHDPGARLGREPESLHQMRVATRQLRVVLRTARPLLLPAWADSLHDELRWLGQLLGPARDLDVQLAYFQKESTALDARDRRPLAPFIAHLEVQRHHAHDVLLRELQSARYLDLIRRLQDATVNPTAVESALTLHNLAAGTFKKLRKVLRLVGASPTNAIIHEIRIKTKRARYAAELAEPVVGKPATRFIKKARVVQDVLGMYQDAVQAEAYVRTFLKQSASVRAAFVAGRMVERQRERRAKASKEMRRLWEGLLKQGEHALG is encoded by the coding sequence ATGACTCGATCCAATAGCCGTCAACCTGTTCGTCGTCACTCCCGCACCTTCATTTCAACTGTTGAACACGAAATCAAACTGACCGTCGATGACCAATTTCGACTCCCCCCTCTTCCCGGTACCCCGCTACCTCGCCGCCTCCTGACCTCGATCTACTACGACACTTCCCAATATGACCTGGCCCATGCGGGAATCACCCTCCGCCGTCGCATCGCGCTAGGAAAACAGGCATGGCAATTGAAACTCCCTCTGATGAAAGGCCGACAGGAAATCGAGCTGGTCGATCGCCAGACTCTTCCACCTGCCACCTTCCTCGACCTGCTTGTTCTCCATTTGGGGCAACGAGAACTGTTGCCGGTCGCAACACTACGGGTCTGGCGCGCCGGCGTCCGCGTGCGCATAAACAAGATCGATATCGCAGCGGTCACGATCGACCAGGTGTCGGTCGTGAAGGACGGAGGCCTGCTCGATCGTTTTCGAGAACTCGAAATTGAACAGGTGAACGGGAAGAACGACGTGCTGTCTGACCTCGAACGACAGCTCCGTCGAGCGGGAGCCCGAGATCATGACGGGCATCCCAAGCTCTTTCGCGCGCTCGCCCTGCCTGCACCCAGTCCTGAGCCACTGCCGACACCGGATGCGCCAGTGATCGATCATGTGAAGTGGGTTCTTGCACGTCATGTCCGATGGCTGCTGGCGCATGACCCAGGCGCCAGGCTCGGAAGGGAACCTGAAAGCCTGCATCAAATGCGCGTGGCTACGAGACAATTGCGCGTTGTCCTGCGCACCGCCAGGCCCCTACTCCTGCCGGCATGGGCAGACTCGTTGCATGATGAGCTGCGCTGGCTCGGCCAACTGTTGGGACCGGCTCGCGATCTCGATGTCCAACTCGCCTATTTTCAGAAAGAAAGTACGGCACTCGATGCACGAGACCGCCGACCGCTGGCGCCCTTCATCGCCCACCTGGAAGTCCAGAGACACCATGCCCACGACGTCCTGCTGCGGGAGTTACAGAGCGCACGATATCTCGACCTCATCAGGCGACTCCAGGACGCGACGGTGAATCCAACCGCCGTTGAATCTGCCTTGACCTTGCACAACCTCGCCGCAGGCACCTTCAAGAAACTGCGGAAGGTGCTTCGCTTGGTCGGTGCGTCACCCACCAATGCCATCATCCACGAGATCAGAATCAAAACTAAACGGGCCCGCTACGCAGCAGAACTGGCGGAGCCGGTCGTCGGTAAACCGGCAACCCGCTTCATCAAAAAAGCGCGAGTCGTCCAGGATGTCTTAGGGATGTATCAGGATGCCGTTCAAGCCGAAGCCTACGTCAGAACCTTCTTGAAGCAATCGGCCAGCGTGAGGGCGGCTTTCGTTGCCGGGCGCATGGTCGAACGTCAGCGAGAGCGTCGCGCAAAGGCGAGCAAAGAGATGCGGAGGCTCTGGGAAGGGCTGTTGAAGCAGGGAGAACATGCTTTAGGATAG
- the hypD gene encoding hydrogenase formation protein HypD gives MKYVDEYREPATAAALAETIKRTVTRPWTIMEVCGGQTHSIVRFGLDALLPAKLTLVHGPGCPVCVTPIGLIDQALQLASLPRVIFCSFGDMLRVPGSQGNLFDVKAAGGDVRIIYSPLDALELARENPDREIVCFAVGFETTAPAYAMAAIQARRLGLTNFSLLAAHVLVPPAMEAILSAPGSLVQGFLAAGHVCTIMGYEEYEDLARRYRVPIVVTGFEPIDILEGIAMLLCQLEEGRAIVENQYVRSVRREGNVSAQAVVREVFEPTLRAWRGIGDIPHSGLKLTSAYANFDAAMRFREALSQAGPVGGEDPDCQSGLVLQGLLKPPDCPAFATRCTPEKPLGAPMVSSEGACAAYYRYRRRSGSEC, from the coding sequence ATGAAGTACGTTGATGAATACAGAGAGCCTGCGACCGCTGCGGCATTGGCCGAGACGATCAAGCGAACAGTGACCAGGCCTTGGACGATCATGGAAGTCTGCGGCGGGCAAACCCATTCGATTGTGCGGTTCGGCCTCGATGCCCTGTTGCCGGCGAAGCTGACCCTCGTGCATGGGCCTGGCTGTCCAGTCTGTGTCACCCCGATCGGCTTAATCGATCAGGCGCTCCAGCTTGCGTCGTTGCCACGAGTGATCTTCTGCTCCTTTGGGGACATGCTGCGCGTACCTGGCTCGCAGGGCAATCTGTTCGACGTCAAGGCTGCCGGGGGAGATGTACGCATTATCTATTCACCGCTGGACGCGCTGGAGTTGGCCCGCGAGAACCCTGACCGTGAGATTGTATGTTTTGCAGTGGGATTTGAGACGACCGCGCCGGCCTATGCGATGGCGGCGATCCAGGCGCGACGCCTGGGTCTGACCAACTTCAGTCTGCTCGCGGCCCATGTGTTGGTGCCGCCGGCCATGGAAGCCATCTTGTCTGCTCCAGGCTCGCTCGTGCAGGGTTTCTTGGCGGCCGGTCATGTCTGTACCATCATGGGCTACGAGGAATACGAAGACCTGGCGCGACGCTATCGCGTGCCCATCGTCGTCACAGGGTTCGAGCCGATCGACATTCTGGAAGGGATCGCGATGCTCCTGTGCCAACTCGAAGAAGGGCGAGCAATCGTCGAAAACCAATATGTGAGATCCGTGCGTCGGGAGGGCAACGTGTCGGCCCAAGCGGTTGTGCGAGAAGTCTTCGAGCCAACGTTGCGCGCATGGCGTGGCATCGGCGACATCCCTCACAGCGGCCTGAAGCTCACATCTGCCTATGCCAACTTCGATGCAGCGATGCGATTTCGTGAGGCACTCTCACAAGCCGGTCCGGTGGGCGGAGAAGATCCAGACTGTCAGAGTGGTCTGGTCTTGCAGGGCCTGCTCAAACCGCCGGACTGCCCGGCCTTTGCCACGCGCTGCACGCCGGAGAAACCTCTCGGCGCGCCGATGGTATCCAGCGAAGGGGCCTGCGCGGCCTATTATCGGTATCGACGAAGGAGCGGAAGTGAGTGCTGA
- a CDS encoding HypC/HybG/HupF family hydrogenase formation chaperone, which produces MCLAIPGQVLNIKDDQLRTATISFGGTMKEVSLALVPEAMVGDYVIVHVGFAISKLDEDAARRSLELIAQLDKGEAQGKGPEALGRVERSGLLP; this is translated from the coding sequence ATGTGTTTAGCGATTCCCGGGCAGGTTCTCAATATCAAGGACGATCAACTCCGTACCGCGACGATCTCGTTCGGCGGCACCATGAAAGAGGTCTCCCTCGCGCTCGTGCCGGAAGCAATGGTCGGGGACTATGTGATCGTGCATGTGGGATTTGCCATCAGCAAATTGGATGAGGACGCGGCGAGAAGGTCACTTGAATTGATAGCGCAACTCGATAAGGGAGAAGCGCAAGGCAAGGGGCCTGAGGCACTGGGCAGGGTCGAGAGATCTGGCCTGTTGCCGTAA
- a CDS encoding MbcA/ParS/Xre antitoxin family protein — MPILRISITAKQHLALKRNITRAEKGSIASEIQRAITQYLAGSKQIEAAFLTVLKDNAPKGLPDLTTLQAKLKKTNAQIDRTLARVKASERRMAALDRVDTAAVGLLALDAFGSADKAYAWLQRPQKALGQRTPFSLLTGASGFTRVETLLKRRTHAVPRHEGSSR; from the coding sequence ATGCCGATACTGCGCATCTCCATCACAGCGAAACAGCATCTGGCGTTGAAGCGGAACATCACTCGTGCCGAGAAAGGCTCGATAGCCAGCGAAATCCAACGGGCGATCACACAGTACCTGGCCGGTTCCAAGCAGATCGAAGCCGCGTTCCTCACAGTGCTGAAAGACAACGCCCCGAAGGGTCTCCCTGATCTCACGACCCTGCAAGCGAAACTCAAGAAGACCAATGCCCAGATTGATCGCACCCTCGCGCGCGTGAAGGCCAGTGAACGCCGGATGGCGGCGCTGGATCGAGTAGACACGGCGGCCGTCGGACTCTTGGCCTTGGACGCGTTCGGGTCGGCCGACAAGGCCTATGCCTGGTTGCAACGCCCACAGAAGGCGCTGGGTCAGCGCACCCCCTTCAGCCTTTTGACCGGTGCGTCGGGATTCACGCGTGTCGAAACTCTCCTCAAACGAAGGACACATGCCGTGCCACGCCACGAAGGATCGTCACGATGA
- a CDS encoding type II secretion system protein N: protein MKWTSTNRRIAVAAYLSSIVLVVAHTTNAFVADTLDVPLEHRVASTVVTETVTPVEPPQQLVDTILKSKLFLLPPTTDASSSETVAPQAPPLETAKKVALFGTVMGREGGMMAVLEDLATKRQSLYRLGNQVPNAGTLAGIEKNRVLFREGTQEEWLNLALAQQVGAGAPQVVPPVPARLPAGPHRKVLDRREVTAALEDTTRLLTQAQAVPYLTDGKLDGFRLYNVVPQGFFDKIGLQTNDLLQRINGVDIRDPSVMLSLFQQLRQERTVRVDLVRNAQRQTLLYEIR from the coding sequence ATGAAATGGACATCGACAAACAGGCGTATCGCAGTTGCCGCGTATCTCTCTTCAATTGTGCTTGTCGTCGCACATACCACCAACGCCTTTGTCGCAGACACACTGGATGTTCCGCTAGAACATCGCGTGGCATCGACGGTCGTTACAGAGACGGTTACCCCGGTCGAGCCGCCGCAGCAATTAGTCGACACGATTCTCAAGAGCAAACTGTTTCTTCTTCCTCCAACGACGGATGCATCATCGAGCGAAACCGTTGCGCCGCAGGCTCCTCCGCTTGAAACGGCAAAGAAGGTGGCGTTATTCGGAACCGTGATGGGCCGAGAGGGCGGCATGATGGCCGTGCTGGAAGACCTGGCGACCAAGAGACAAAGTCTGTACCGATTGGGCAACCAGGTTCCAAACGCCGGCACGCTCGCTGGAATCGAGAAGAATCGCGTGTTGTTCCGGGAAGGCACACAGGAAGAATGGCTGAATCTCGCGTTGGCACAGCAGGTTGGAGCCGGCGCCCCTCAGGTCGTACCTCCTGTACCCGCCCGGCTTCCTGCTGGCCCTCACCGCAAGGTGCTCGACCGCCGGGAAGTGACCGCCGCCCTTGAAGACACGACGCGTCTTCTCACGCAAGCGCAAGCCGTGCCCTACCTGACGGATGGCAAACTCGATGGGTTCCGGCTGTACAACGTAGTCCCGCAAGGTTTTTTCGACAAGATCGGATTACAGACCAACGACCTCTTGCAACGGATCAACGGGGTGGACATCCGAGACCCCAGCGTGATGCTGTCCCTCTTCCAACAACTCAGGCAAGAGCGGACCGTGCGCGTGGATCTCGTTCGCAATGCTCAACGACAAACTCTCCTCTACGAAATCCGCTGA
- a CDS encoding universal stress protein, whose protein sequence is MSTIVLATDFLRPAQRAFAYAIALAKALRCRLAILHVIKGVADAQLPHPHEGCNLQSMKTAALLELGRLVRLAQDAGVRAEPFLRVGHPATCIRDRLLAEPLSLIVMGTHGRTGWDRLELGSTAESVIRETPCPVMAVRELVAGDAVRGPTHVRLKRILVATDFSVCAQAAVRYAAMLARQLKSELMVLHVVEALDRRPDFGRSGARNAVEISVGQARSQRRLDRALSLLKTDGVRTEGRCVTGVPIDIILAMAGEWTTDAIVVGTQGRRGLRRLMLGSLAEQVVRRAGCPVLVVNPSADMSGCERD, encoded by the coding sequence GTGAGTACGATTGTGCTGGCGACGGATTTTCTGAGACCGGCCCAACGAGCCTTCGCGTATGCCATTGCGCTGGCGAAGGCGCTGCGCTGTCGCCTGGCGATCCTCCATGTCATCAAAGGGGTGGCGGATGCGCAATTGCCGCACCCTCATGAAGGCTGCAATCTACAGTCGATGAAGACCGCGGCGCTCTTGGAATTAGGACGCCTCGTCCGTTTGGCACAGGACGCCGGAGTCCGAGCCGAGCCGTTCCTGCGAGTGGGTCACCCGGCGACCTGTATTCGGGACAGGCTATTGGCCGAGCCTCTCTCGCTCATTGTCATGGGCACACATGGACGAACCGGCTGGGACCGGCTGGAACTCGGGAGCACGGCAGAATCCGTGATCCGGGAGACGCCTTGCCCTGTGATGGCTGTTCGAGAACTGGTGGCCGGAGATGCAGTGCGAGGGCCGACACATGTCCGGCTGAAGCGCATTCTTGTTGCCACGGACTTTTCCGTCTGTGCTCAAGCGGCTGTTCGCTACGCGGCGATGCTGGCCCGACAGCTTAAAAGCGAGCTGATGGTCCTCCATGTCGTCGAGGCCTTAGATCGGAGACCGGATTTCGGTCGCTCCGGTGCCAGGAATGCAGTCGAGATAAGTGTGGGGCAGGCACGAAGCCAGCGTCGGTTAGACCGGGCCCTGTCCCTTCTGAAAACAGACGGCGTGAGGACTGAGGGGCGTTGCGTGACAGGCGTCCCGATCGACATTATTTTAGCCATGGCTGGAGAATGGACTACCGATGCGATTGTTGTCGGGACGCAGGGGCGGCGCGGGCTGCGCCGACTGATGCTGGGTAGTTTGGCTGAACAGGTGGTCAGACGCGCGGGCTGTCCGGTGCTCGTCGTGAATCCGTCGGCAGACATGTCCGGTTGTGAAAGGGATTGA
- a CDS encoding MgtC/SapB family protein — MDFEEIFSGFLIALGAGALIGLQRQQSRGGEKGPGVGGVRTFPLIALAGALSAFLAQTMGMWPLLGTMLVVGAFLALSQYQESSRSADPGITTQVAGLITFLLGVLALAPDLPLAVGQRYLLIVASAGAVMALLSFKEPLHQAVARISDDDLYATAKFVVLTLVVLPLLPNRTYGPFNVLNPFNVALMVVLIAGMSFLGYIAMRLVGPRHGLLATGILGGVVSSTAVTVSLAMKAREAPSVVALAAVAALLASSTMFLRMLVVIGVVGPELLPRLVWPLGVMGIGGYGTALILYLKSRRTPQEAPPVAYQNPLELRTALQFGLFYAGVIVVAKGAQVMLGDRGLYASSVLAGTTDVDAITLSVVRFHQDGLDPGTAVSAIMAAVMMNTMVKAGLAAWFGGWDLGARVGLGLGLALAGGILTPFFRP; from the coding sequence ATGGATTTTGAAGAGATCTTCTCGGGGTTTCTGATCGCGCTGGGGGCAGGGGCGCTCATTGGGCTGCAACGCCAGCAGTCCAGGGGCGGCGAAAAAGGGCCAGGCGTAGGCGGCGTTCGGACTTTTCCTCTCATTGCGCTGGCGGGCGCCCTGTCCGCATTCCTCGCTCAGACCATGGGAATGTGGCCCCTGCTGGGTACCATGCTTGTTGTCGGAGCCTTTTTGGCCCTGTCACAGTATCAAGAGTCGAGCCGGAGCGCAGATCCTGGAATTACCACGCAAGTGGCGGGCCTGATCACCTTTCTTCTCGGGGTCCTCGCTCTTGCGCCGGACCTTCCACTGGCGGTCGGTCAGCGCTACCTCCTGATTGTCGCCAGCGCCGGCGCAGTAATGGCCCTGCTGTCGTTCAAGGAACCGCTGCACCAGGCTGTGGCGCGCATCTCGGACGACGACCTCTACGCAACGGCTAAGTTCGTGGTCCTCACATTGGTCGTCTTACCGCTGTTGCCCAATCGCACATATGGGCCTTTCAATGTGCTGAATCCCTTCAACGTGGCGCTCATGGTGGTGTTGATTGCAGGGATGAGTTTTCTCGGATACATCGCGATGCGGTTGGTCGGTCCGCGGCATGGGCTTCTCGCAACTGGTATTTTAGGCGGCGTGGTCTCCTCCACGGCCGTCACGGTCAGTCTGGCGATGAAAGCACGGGAGGCGCCGTCGGTGGTTGCGCTTGCTGCTGTGGCCGCGCTGTTGGCATCGAGTACCATGTTTCTCCGCATGCTCGTGGTGATCGGAGTCGTCGGTCCTGAACTCCTCCCTCGTTTGGTGTGGCCGTTGGGAGTCATGGGGATCGGCGGCTATGGCACGGCGCTGATACTCTATCTGAAGTCGCGGCGAACTCCTCAGGAAGCTCCTCCTGTGGCCTATCAAAATCCGCTTGAACTGCGCACCGCTTTGCAGTTTGGCCTCTTCTATGCGGGAGTCATTGTCGTGGCGAAAGGTGCGCAGGTCATGCTCGGAGACAGGGGACTGTACGCCTCCAGCGTGCTGGCCGGAACGACGGATGTGGACGCCATCACGCTCTCGGTGGTCCGGTTTCACCAGGATGGATTGGACCCCGGGACTGCCGTGAGCGCCATCATGGCAGCGGTGATGATGAACACGATGGTCAAAGCAGGTCTTGCCGCCTGGTTCGGCGGGTGGGATTTAGGTGCGCGTGTCGGCCTGGGCTTAGGGCTGGCCTTAGCCGGAGGCATCTTGACGCCATTTTTCAGGCCTTAA
- the hypE gene encoding hydrogenase expression/formation protein HypE, giving the protein MKDEEFQLQCPLPVSGDRVLLAHGGGGRLMQDLIREIFLRSFDNELLRQLHDGATFPVGKGTLAFTTDSYVVSPLFFPGGNIGSLAVHGTVNDLAMCGAMPLYLSAGFILEEGLSLDMLRKVVESMAKAAEGAGVQVVTGDTKVVDRGKGDGIFINTAGIGVVSPGVRIGPQEIKVGDRILLSGDLGAHGLAVMSVREGLRFTGEIESDSAPLHLLVRDLLECGASVHCLRDLTRGGLATALNELAAGAKVGMTVEERRIPVRESVRGACELLGLDPLYVANEGRFVAFVPDAHVEASLAAMRRHAVAQQAVQIGTVTAEHPSLVVLRTVLGTHRILDLLSGEQLPRIC; this is encoded by the coding sequence ATGAAGGACGAAGAATTTCAACTTCAATGCCCGCTGCCGGTCTCCGGTGACCGCGTACTCCTGGCGCATGGTGGCGGTGGCAGGCTCATGCAGGACTTGATTCGCGAGATCTTTCTCCGTTCGTTCGACAACGAGTTGCTCCGCCAGCTCCACGACGGCGCGACATTCCCGGTCGGGAAGGGCACCCTTGCCTTCACCACAGATTCCTACGTCGTGTCGCCCTTATTCTTCCCAGGCGGGAACATCGGAAGCCTGGCGGTGCATGGCACAGTCAATGACCTTGCCATGTGCGGAGCGATGCCCCTCTATCTCAGCGCAGGGTTCATTCTGGAAGAGGGACTCTCTCTGGACATGCTCAGGAAAGTGGTGGAGTCGATGGCGAAGGCGGCGGAAGGGGCGGGGGTGCAGGTCGTGACCGGAGATACCAAGGTGGTAGATCGGGGTAAAGGCGACGGGATTTTCATCAACACCGCGGGAATCGGCGTCGTATCCCCTGGTGTTCGCATTGGCCCACAAGAGATCAAAGTCGGGGATCGAATTCTATTGAGCGGCGACCTTGGTGCACATGGCTTGGCCGTGATGAGTGTGCGTGAAGGGTTACGCTTCACCGGCGAGATCGAAAGCGACTCGGCGCCGCTGCATCTGCTTGTGCGTGATCTGCTGGAATGCGGAGCATCAGTCCATTGCCTGCGCGATCTAACGCGCGGAGGATTGGCGACGGCGCTCAATGAGCTCGCTGCCGGAGCGAAGGTGGGCATGACCGTTGAAGAACGTCGCATTCCTGTTCGAGAGTCCGTGCGCGGAGCCTGTGAGCTGTTGGGCCTCGACCCCCTCTATGTTGCGAACGAAGGGCGGTTCGTCGCCTTCGTGCCGGACGCGCATGTGGAGGCATCGTTGGCCGCCATGCGCCGGCACGCAGTCGCACAGCAGGCGGTGCAGATCGGCACCGTCACGGCGGAGCATCCCTCGTTGGTGGTGCTGCGGACCGTATTAGGCACGCATCGTATTCTTGATCTCTTGTCCGGCGAGCAGTTGCCGCGCATCTGCTAG
- a CDS encoding substrate-binding domain-containing protein: protein MTDLARDEMARPIRHRPQWFLVCWAILLSSTLIASAALAEELLGSLVMAGRGPERPVMEELARAFERAHLGTVVDIKWNRNFRIGDLVTSNEVDIGVVGQEEPDLVATTVAWDGLAVIVNFSNPIKEVTIQQVASLFSGTVRDWSNLDKRAGGPVHLVLRPDDQNMTDGFEQSLGIVGRSPKNAEHIRSNQQVLSRVSGKLDAVGYLSLKEAQDAVTYGMSVRALLIDGVEPGTPTVESGQYRLKRPVVLLMRKEATALARAFVDFARSPAGQGILETMYVPLVQHPR, encoded by the coding sequence GTGACAGATCTAGCGCGGGACGAGATGGCTCGGCCCATACGACATAGGCCTCAATGGTTCTTGGTATGTTGGGCGATCCTCCTGAGTTCTACGCTCATCGCCTCGGCAGCTCTGGCAGAAGAACTTCTGGGAAGTCTGGTCATGGCCGGCCGAGGGCCTGAACGCCCGGTGATGGAGGAGCTGGCCCGAGCTTTCGAGAGGGCCCATCTCGGCACAGTGGTGGATATCAAGTGGAACCGGAACTTCCGCATTGGAGACCTCGTGACTTCGAACGAGGTCGATATAGGTGTCGTCGGCCAGGAGGAGCCAGATCTCGTGGCGACGACGGTTGCCTGGGATGGGTTGGCCGTGATCGTCAACTTCTCAAATCCGATAAAGGAGGTGACGATACAACAGGTCGCCTCCCTGTTCTCCGGTACGGTCAGAGACTGGTCAAATCTGGACAAAAGGGCTGGGGGGCCTGTTCATCTGGTGCTCCGCCCGGACGATCAAAACATGACCGATGGATTCGAACAGTCGCTCGGAATCGTCGGCAGATCCCCCAAAAACGCTGAGCACATCAGATCAAATCAACAAGTCTTGAGTCGCGTGTCGGGAAAACTGGATGCCGTGGGCTATCTGTCACTAAAAGAGGCGCAGGACGCCGTCACCTACGGCATGTCCGTGCGCGCGCTCCTCATCGACGGTGTCGAACCGGGAACACCGACCGTGGAGTCCGGACAATACCGCCTCAAACGGCCCGTCGTCCTTCTGATGAGAAAAGAGGCAACCGCACTGGCACGGGCATTCGTTGACTTTGCGCGCTCCCCAGCAGGGCAAGGCATACTCGAAACCATGTATGTCCCTCTCGTTCAACATCCTCGCTGA